In the Pontibacillus sp. HMF3514 genome, TTTGATTGAATAACTTCTCTTAAAACCTGTTCGATATTACCTTCACCCAAGGGATTTATATATGTAACCTGTAAGTTTTTATTTTTCCTAATGGCTTCCAATGGACGACGAACAGCATTATGTTCAAAGGTTGTAGTTATAACATGATCGCCTTCTTGAAAGGGAAAACCTTTTATGGCCTGGTTCAATCCAGCTGTTGCACTGGGCAAAAAAAGAACTTTCTCAGGATGAGAGCTATCAAAAAAAACAGATAGACGTTTCCTGGTTTCATCAATTACCTCAGTAGCTTTTCGAGATAAGGCATGTCCCCCTCGCCCTGGATTAGCACCATACTCTGTTAACGCTTGAGTAACAGCCTCAACTACACCTGGTGGTTTCGGAAAAGAAGATGCCGCTTGATCGAAGTAAATCATCTAAACACCCTTCCTATTAGAATTTAAATTTGATTCTACAATGTTTTTGGGATAACGAGCAGGATTATGATGATTATACAGTACACCTATGAATCTAACCCACACAATAACGTTTAACATGGCCATTAAAAAAAAGCCCGCTACTTATGAAAAAGTAGCAGGTTAGTTATGATTATTGATCGAGTACTTGTAAAATACGATTTAAATCATCTTCAGAGAAAAATTCTATTTCAATTTTCCCTTTACGTTTCCCTTTATGAATTTTCACTCCAGTGCCAAACCTTTCTTGTAAAGCATTTTCGCGCTCTTGAATGAAAACATCTTTTTTCTCTTTTGATTTCTTTCTTTTCTGAACTGCTTTTTCATTCATATTTATAATGATCTGTTCAACTTGGCGTACATTTAAGCCTTCTTTTCGAATCTTTTCTACGAGTGGCATGAGCTGCTCTTTATTCTTTAAACCAAGTAAAGCTCGTCCATGGCCCATCGTTAGTTCACCATTATTAATCAAGGCCCCAACTTGTTCAGGAAGTGATAGTAAACGAACAAGGTTAGCAATATGCGGTCTACTTTTTCCAAGTCGTTTGGCTAATTGTTCCTGAGTCATTCCGAGCTCTTTCATTAAATTTGAATACGCCTGGGCTTCTTCCATAGGTGTTAAATCTTCTCGTTGTAGGTTTTCTAGCAATGCTAATTCCATCATGTTGTCATCAGTTAAGTCTCGGATTACTGCAGGAATGGTATCTAAACCGGCTTCTTTAGCTGCTCTAAAGCGTCTTTCTCCAACTACAATTTCGTATCCTTTAATACTAGTACGAACAATAATTGGTTGAAGAATACCATGTTGAATAATGGATTCTTTTAGCTCTTCAATAGCATCAGCATGAAACGATTTACGAGGTTGATAAGGATTTGGTCTACATTCCTTAACAGGGACCTCTTGAACAGCCTCTTCCTCTTTTGCTTCTATATCAGGAAAAAAAGCGCTTATTCCTTTACCCAACCCTCTGGCCATTAGACATCACTTCCTTTGCTAATTCTAAGTACACTTCGGCTCCGCGTGACTTAGGATCATATAAAATGATTGGCTGACCGTGACTTGGTGCCTCCCCTAATCGAATGTTACGAGGGATAACAGATTGGTAGACTTTGTCTTGGAAGTATTTCTTTACTTCCTCAATCACCTGTAAGCCTAAATTCGTACGTGCATCCAACATCGTCAATAGTACACCCTCGATCATAAGTTGCTTGTTTAGGTGTTTTTGAACTAATCGAACAGTATTTAATAACTGACTTAATCCTTCTAAAGCATAATATTCACACTGAACAGGAATTAATACGGTATCAGATGCAGTTAAAGAATTGATCGTCAATAATCCTAATGATGGCGGGCAATCTATAATAACAAAATCATATCCGTCTTTTACAGAGTCAATTGCTTTTTTCAACCGAACCTCACGTGAGATTGTTGGGACTAACTCAATCTCCGCTCCTGCCAATTGAATAGTAGCCGGAATACAATCCAGATTTTCAACCATCGTAGAAACGCATACATCTTCTGCTTCAGCGTTTTCGACTAGTACATCATACACACATTGATCCATATCAGCTTTGTCCAGTCCTACACCACTTGTCGCATTTCCCTGAGGGTCGATATCAACAAGTAGAACCTTATGATTTAAATAGGCTAAGCAAGCACTTAAATTTACCGCTGTTGTTGTTTTTCCTACTCCGCCTTTTTGGTTGGCAACGGAGATCACTTTGCCCATGATGTCACCTACCCCTATACTGACAAATCTATAATCCCTATTTTATCATTTTTTTCAAAAAATGAAGAAAAATTTTAAAATCTAATTAAAAAACACAACTTAACACCCATTAAAAGGGATGTAAACGATTGCTTTTTAGCTGAAACTCAATAAACGGTTCAAAAAATACCCATCTTAAGTTTAAACAGAAGATGGGATAAAAAGCTACTTACGATTGTTTTTTGGTAATTTGATCGTGATTTGATAATAATCATCATGTTCTTCTTCATCAGTTTCAACATTAATTCCTGTATCTGAAACCATGGTCAATGACTGACGAATTGTATTCATAGCAATTCGCATGTCTTTACTGATGCCTTTTAGCTTTGGCTTACTTTTCTTTGGGTCAGAAGTATCAAGCATTTTGGCAACGCGTTCTTCTGTTTGTTTTACATTTAAGCTCTTTTCGATAATCTCATTCAACAGCTTTTCTTGTTTTTCTGGATCTTTAAGAGCTATAAGTGCACGCGCATGTCTTTCCGTAATACTTTTTTCTAAGATTGCGTATTGGACAGCTTCAGGCAATTTCAATAACCTTAACTTATTAGCAATGGTCGATTGACTCTTACCAAGTCGTTGAGCTAAAGCTTCCTGTGTCAGGCCGTGTACTTCTAACAATTTGGCATAAGCCATTGCTTCCTCAATAACCGATAACTCTTCACGTTGGAGGTTCTCAATTAATGCTACAGATGCCGTTTGGGTCTCATCCATTTCACGGATAATAGCAGGTACCTCTCCCCAGCCAAGAGACTGAGCAGCTCTCCACCTACGTTCACCAGCAATTAGTTCAAAGCCTTCCGCTTCCTCTTGAAGCCTACGTACGACAATAGGTTGAATTAACCCGTGTGTATGTATTGTTTGGGCTAGTTCCTCAATTTTTTCATCATTAAAGATTGATCTTGGTTGGTAACGGTTTGGCTGAATTTGGTTTACAGGAACTTGAATCACTTCATCTGGATGATAGT is a window encoding:
- a CDS encoding ParB/RepB/Spo0J family partition protein; protein product: MARGLGKGISAFFPDIEAKEEEAVQEVPVKECRPNPYQPRKSFHADAIEELKESIIQHGILQPIIVRTSIKGYEIVVGERRFRAAKEAGLDTIPAVIRDLTDDNMMELALLENLQREDLTPMEEAQAYSNLMKELGMTQEQLAKRLGKSRPHIANLVRLLSLPEQVGALINNGELTMGHGRALLGLKNKEQLMPLVEKIRKEGLNVRQVEQIIINMNEKAVQKRKKSKEKKDVFIQERENALQERFGTGVKIHKGKRKGKIEIEFFSEDDLNRILQVLDQ
- the noc gene encoding nucleoid occlusion protein, whose translation is MKHPFSRLFGIGDKADEDQETGEQGQEQEQEKEPDYHPDEVIQVPVNQIQPNRYQPRSIFNDEKIEELAQTIHTHGLIQPIVVRRLQEEAEGFELIAGERRWRAAQSLGWGEVPAIIREMDETQTASVALIENLQREELSVIEEAMAYAKLLEVHGLTQEALAQRLGKSQSTIANKLRLLKLPEAVQYAILEKSITERHARALIALKDPEKQEKLLNEIIEKSLNVKQTEERVAKMLDTSDPKKSKPKLKGISKDMRIAMNTIRQSLTMVSDTGINVETDEEEHDDYYQITIKLPKNNRK
- a CDS encoding ParA family protein, with the protein product MGKVISVANQKGGVGKTTTAVNLSACLAYLNHKVLLVDIDPQGNATSGVGLDKADMDQCVYDVLVENAEAEDVCVSTMVENLDCIPATIQLAGAEIELVPTISREVRLKKAIDSVKDGYDFVIIDCPPSLGLLTINSLTASDTVLIPVQCEYYALEGLSQLLNTVRLVQKHLNKQLMIEGVLLTMLDARTNLGLQVIEEVKKYFQDKVYQSVIPRNIRLGEAPSHGQPIILYDPKSRGAEVYLELAKEVMSNGQRVG